One Bacteroidota bacterium genomic window carries:
- the folB gene encoding dihydroneopterin aldolase, which translates to MDLKFTVRKITMGKLQFEGLEFYAYHGVMAEEQRIGGNYRIDLEIELDFSDALNTDDILQSLDYSLIYLLLKNEMEIKSKLIEHVAGRIVSRLLKDFWQISHVKLRLTKLQPPLEGRVPSVSVLIEQKRQN; encoded by the coding sequence TTGGATCTTAAATTTACTGTAAGAAAGATTACCATGGGAAAACTTCAGTTTGAAGGTCTTGAATTTTATGCTTATCATGGCGTGATGGCTGAGGAGCAGCGCATTGGTGGAAATTACAGAATTGACCTGGAAATAGAGCTTGATTTTTCGGATGCTTTGAACACCGACGATATTTTACAGAGCCTTGATTATTCGCTGATTTATTTGCTACTAAAAAATGAAATGGAAATAAAGTCGAAACTAATCGAACATGTTGCAGGTAGAATAGTTTCGAGACTGCTGAAGGATTTTTGGCAGATTAGCCATGTGAAATTGAGACTCACGAAATTGCAGCCCCCACTGGAAGGCAGAGTGCCTTCGGTATCCGTTTTAATTGAACAAAAAAGACAGAATTGA
- a CDS encoding cysteine-rich CWC family protein encodes MVSIKKCPSCGKEFSCMGENDCWCETVQLHKKQFLILNQKFSDCICPDCMKQYESE; translated from the coding sequence ATGGTAAGTATAAAAAAATGTCCTTCGTGCGGGAAGGAATTCTCTTGCATGGGAGAGAACGATTGTTGGTGTGAAACAGTGCAACTGCATAAAAAGCAATTTCTTATACTCAATCAAAAATTCTCCGACTGCATTTGTCCGGATTGTATGAAGCAATATGAATCGGAATAA
- a CDS encoding response regulator produces the protein MSELFAVLPYSLFLILNDSGWFTVQSSIISALFLAVIIGLFFTNKRLLASKHTVNTQVEGLTNELADLKTNFSTLARESEQLKEIIKFQKEELSQRSTKIAENEGLVYNEVLKRTSELHTMLEIAEESNKLKTAFLEKISRELRTPLNAILGFINLLNNPDLPDRDRAYYYKYIQDSGNNLLSLIDNIIDFSKLETNELIIEPRRCNLTIMLTDLVDKYRNRMVRQNQSVNLIFNKPESDHESLVDCKRVIHIVDQLLSNAIKFTPEGKIELYYQVKDDRHVFQVSDTGIGIDKKYQEIIFERFYQIEPETREVFRGAGLGLTIAKKLIELLGGTIDLQSEPGKGSVFIFTIPFIGIDHPNAQPIEASRDYNWESKKILIAEDEDSNFHFLEAVLKKTKAKIIRAVDGVKFLEIINETKDIDLVLLDIKMPGINGFNAIKVVRQQKITIPVIAQTAFNQPEDKQMCLDSGCNDYLAKPIDKDLLLSKIARFF, from the coding sequence ATGAGTGAATTATTTGCAGTTTTACCATACAGCTTGTTTTTAATTTTGAACGATTCCGGATGGTTTACAGTTCAATCAAGTATCATTTCGGCCCTATTTCTGGCAGTAATTATAGGACTTTTTTTTACAAACAAAAGGCTCTTGGCAAGCAAACACACAGTGAATACTCAGGTTGAGGGGTTAACCAATGAACTAGCCGATTTAAAAACAAACTTTTCAACCCTTGCCCGTGAATCTGAGCAATTAAAAGAAATAATTAAGTTTCAGAAAGAAGAGTTATCTCAACGTAGCACTAAAATCGCAGAAAACGAAGGACTGGTGTACAACGAGGTACTGAAACGCACCAGTGAATTACACACCATGCTTGAAATAGCTGAAGAAAGTAATAAACTGAAAACCGCATTTTTAGAGAAGATCAGTCGCGAACTTCGCACTCCTCTAAATGCCATACTAGGATTTATAAACCTGCTGAACAATCCCGATTTACCCGACCGTGACCGGGCATATTATTACAAATACATCCAGGATAGTGGAAATAACTTACTTAGCCTGATTGACAATATCATCGATTTTTCCAAGCTCGAGACCAACGAGTTAATAATAGAACCCAGAAGATGTAATCTTACAATCATGCTCACCGACCTGGTTGATAAATACAGAAATCGTATGGTGAGGCAAAATCAGTCTGTGAATCTGATATTTAACAAACCGGAATCCGACCACGAATCGCTGGTAGATTGTAAACGAGTTATACACATTGTCGATCAATTGCTTAGCAATGCCATTAAATTTACACCTGAAGGTAAAATTGAATTATACTATCAGGTAAAAGACGACCGTCATGTTTTCCAGGTCAGTGATACTGGAATAGGTATCGACAAAAAATACCAGGAAATAATTTTTGAACGCTTTTATCAGATCGAACCTGAAACAAGGGAGGTATTTCGGGGAGCAGGACTTGGCTTAACAATTGCCAAAAAATTGATAGAATTGTTAGGAGGTACAATCGACCTTCAATCCGAACCAGGGAAAGGCTCGGTGTTTATTTTTACCATTCCATTTATAGGCATCGACCATCCAAATGCCCAGCCCATTGAGGCAAGCAGAGATTATAACTGGGAATCGAAAAAGATACTGATTGCTGAAGACGAAGACTCCAATTTTCACTTTCTCGAGGCAGTATTGAAAAAAACCAAAGCAAAAATTATTCGTGCTGTCGATGGAGTTAAATTTCTCGAGATCATCAACGAAACCAAGGACATAGATCTTGTGCTGCTGGATATTAAGATGCCGGGCATCAATGGGTTCAATGCCATAAAAGTAGTGAGGCAGCAAAAAATTACCATACCTGTAATAGCCCAAACAGCTTTTAACCAACCCGAAGACAAACAAATGTGCCTCGATAGCGGCTGTAACGACTACCTGGCCAAACCTATCGATAAAGACCTATTATTGTCGAAAATTGCCCGGTTTTTTTAA
- a CDS encoding STAS domain-containing protein has protein sequence METIFAKFLVIRNTMNGKLVSFTGVDRLTVQNTIGIREILMDMVTKRGSELEIDLSAIRFIDSHMMDTLNLLSRMSRRYGSRVVLTHVTPEVWEFIQLVKLHSVFDINKVYKEERIDPAA, from the coding sequence ATGGAAACAATATTTGCAAAATTCCTTGTTATCAGGAATACGATGAATGGAAAATTGGTTTCTTTCACTGGTGTCGACCGCTTAACAGTTCAAAATACAATAGGCATTCGAGAGATATTGATGGATATGGTAACCAAACGTGGTAGCGAACTGGAGATTGATCTTTCAGCCATACGGTTTATCGACAGCCATATGATGGATACCCTTAATTTATTATCGCGAATGTCGCGTCGATATGGCTCTCGTGTAGTTCTAACGCATGTTACACCCGAAGTATGGGAGTTTATTCAGCTTGTAAAACTTCATTCCGTTTTCGATATCAACAAGGTTTACAAAGAGGAAAGAATTGACCCCGCCGCCTGA
- a CDS encoding YfiR family protein produces the protein MNLKKLFIPLVLFIALLSGGKLNAQSDLGEAQAMFIYNFLAHIKWPDADLSNKYVIGVYGKTTTTLHLKKYTSNRMVGNRPIEVVEYTDLAQVKGCNVLLIAESKSSQLATATSQLKGKSCLIISEKEGATAQGAAIAFQVSEGKLRYKLSEKNASEHNLYVSRALTTMSL, from the coding sequence ATGAACCTCAAAAAATTATTCATTCCCCTAGTACTTTTTATTGCCCTTTTAAGCGGTGGAAAACTTAATGCTCAATCTGATTTGGGTGAAGCTCAAGCCATGTTTATATACAATTTCCTGGCACACATTAAATGGCCAGATGCTGACCTCAGTAATAAATATGTGATTGGTGTTTATGGAAAGACCACTACCACTTTACATCTTAAAAAATATACCAGTAACCGGATGGTTGGCAACAGGCCAATAGAGGTAGTAGAATACACAGACCTGGCACAGGTGAAAGGTTGCAATGTTTTACTTATTGCCGAAAGCAAAAGCAGTCAGTTAGCTACGGCCACTTCCCAATTAAAAGGAAAAAGCTGTTTGATTATCAGTGAAAAAGAGGGTGCAACAGCCCAAGGTGCAGCCATTGCATTTCAGGTTAGTGAAGGAAAATTAAGGTACAAACTCAGCGAGAAAAATGCCTCAGAGCACAATTTGTATGTGAGCCGTGCTTTGACCACCATGTCGCTCTAA
- a CDS encoding glycerate kinase, with protein sequence MKILIAFDSLKDCMNAEVAGQYLSEGLWRASPSFDIRNIPMADGGEGTAVNIVKATNGGMRICKVRDALLRLREAKYGFLGDGITAVIEMAAASGIEHLTQEERNPWVTSTFGTGELIIHALDLGCRRIILGIGGSATNDGGSGMAAALGAKLLDVEGKSISPGGGSLSKLSHIDLSGLDARIAQTEFLVACDVSNPLTGENGASRSFAAQKGAEAWMIEALENNLVHYAQTIHKELGLDIEKVSGAGAAGGLGAGLLAFCKARLENGFSLIADLIGFEAHCKWADLVITGEGKMDGQTLSGKTPIGVARAARKFGKPVIAIAGALGKDYEKLLENDFDAIFCLSDGESDLQTALRKAPVMLRYTGYSVGRLLNL encoded by the coding sequence ATGAAAATTTTAATTGCTTTTGATTCGCTGAAAGATTGCATGAATGCCGAAGTGGCAGGTCAATATTTGTCTGAGGGATTATGGCGCGCTTCACCATCATTCGATATTCGCAATATACCTATGGCTGATGGAGGCGAAGGAACTGCTGTTAATATTGTAAAGGCCACAAATGGGGGAATGAGAATATGTAAAGTCAGAGATGCTCTTCTGCGCTTGCGGGAAGCTAAATATGGTTTTTTGGGTGATGGCATTACTGCAGTGATTGAGATGGCAGCGGCGTCGGGCATTGAACATCTTACTCAGGAAGAAAGAAATCCCTGGGTTACCAGCACTTTTGGTACAGGTGAGTTGATCATTCATGCCTTGGATTTGGGTTGTAGACGAATAATCCTGGGAATTGGCGGAAGTGCCACTAACGATGGTGGTTCGGGCATGGCTGCAGCACTTGGAGCAAAGCTTCTCGATGTAGAAGGCAAATCAATTTCACCAGGCGGAGGCTCGCTTTCGAAACTGAGCCACATCGACTTAAGTGGTTTAGATGCCAGAATAGCTCAGACAGAGTTTTTGGTGGCATGCGATGTGTCGAATCCACTCACGGGCGAAAATGGAGCCAGTCGAAGTTTTGCTGCACAGAAAGGAGCAGAGGCATGGATGATTGAGGCACTTGAAAACAACCTGGTGCATTATGCACAAACAATTCACAAAGAGTTGGGTTTAGATATTGAAAAAGTGTCCGGGGCAGGAGCAGCTGGTGGCCTCGGTGCTGGCTTACTTGCTTTTTGTAAGGCAAGGCTCGAAAACGGATTTTCACTAATTGCTGATTTAATCGGTTTTGAGGCGCACTGCAAATGGGCAGACCTTGTAATTACCGGCGAAGGAAAAATGGATGGACAGACCTTGTCGGGAAAAACACCAATTGGTGTGGCCCGGGCGGCAAGAAAATTTGGCAAACCGGTAATTGCCATAGCTGGTGCGCTTGGGAAAGATTATGAGAAACTATTAGAAAACGACTTTGATGCAATTTTCTGCTTGTCCGACGGAGAATCTGATCTTCAAACAGCCTTAAGGAAGGCACCTGTCATGCTGCGTTATACAGGTTATTCGGTAGGGCGTTTATTGAATTTATAA
- a CDS encoding zinc metallopeptidase: MGIGYILIFAAFAIFSLIVSHQLKSRFKRYAKIPINKSMTGKDVAEKMLHDSGIHDVRVIATEGQLSDHYNPATKTVALSHDVYYGQHVSAAAVAAHECGHAIQHAQAYAPLKMRSAMVPIQNISSTILNIIFTMMFFGVFIMQGFEAIALPIIIVAYGVFTLFAFITLPVEIDASRRALAWLSNSGVTNYNNYPQAKDALKWAAYTYVVAALSSLAMLIYFILRFANRD; encoded by the coding sequence ATGGGAATAGGATACATTTTAATTTTTGCTGCATTTGCTATATTCAGCTTAATTGTCAGCCATCAACTCAAATCGCGCTTCAAACGCTATGCAAAAATACCAATCAATAAAAGCATGACTGGTAAAGATGTAGCTGAAAAAATGTTACATGACAGTGGCATTCACGATGTGCGGGTTATTGCAACCGAAGGTCAGCTAAGCGACCATTACAACCCGGCTACAAAAACGGTTGCCTTGAGCCACGATGTCTATTATGGTCAGCATGTGTCGGCCGCAGCTGTCGCTGCGCATGAATGTGGTCATGCCATTCAGCATGCCCAGGCTTATGCCCCGTTAAAAATGCGTTCGGCAATGGTGCCCATTCAGAATATCAGCTCCACCATTTTAAATATCATTTTTACCATGATGTTTTTTGGTGTGTTTATTATGCAAGGGTTCGAGGCAATCGCTTTGCCTATTATAATTGTTGCATATGGTGTATTCACGCTATTTGCTTTTATTACTCTACCCGTAGAGATTGATGCCAGCCGAAGAGCACTAGCCTGGTTGTCGAACAGCGGAGTAACAAATTATAACAACTATCCGCAAGCCAAAGATGCCTTAAAATGGGCTGCCTACACCTATGTTGTTGCCGCTTTGTCATCGCTGGCCATGCTTATTTACTTCATTTTGCGCTTCGCCAATCGCGACTAA
- a CDS encoding GIY-YIG nuclease family protein — MAYKVYILFSPTHNKLYVGYTSSLSQRLESHNIKGTKDWTRSYRPWILIHIEFFDTKTEALQREKFYKSGKGREMIRGKILPTIQTL; from the coding sequence ATGGCATACAAAGTTTACATATTGTTTTCACCCACTCATAATAAGCTTTATGTAGGTTATACAAGTTCTCTTTCACAGAGGCTGGAATCGCACAATATAAAGGGGACAAAAGATTGGACAAGAAGCTATCGTCCGTGGATTTTGATTCATATCGAATTCTTTGACACAAAAACTGAGGCATTACAACGGGAGAAATTTTATAAAAGCGGCAAAGGACGTGAAATGATCAGGGGAAAAATACTACCAACTATTCAAACGCTATAA
- a CDS encoding GIY-YIG nuclease family protein has product MAYKVYILFSPTQNKLYVGYTSSLSQRLESHN; this is encoded by the coding sequence ATGGCATACAAAGTTTACATATTGTTTTCGCCCACACAAAATAAGCTTTATGTAGGTTATACAAGTTCCCTATCACAGAGGTTGGAATCGCACAACTAA
- the gcvH gene encoding glycine cleavage system protein GcvH, whose translation MNIPANLKYTKDHEWIRLEGNTAVIGVTDYAQGELGDVVFIEIETMGESLDKEEVFGTIEAVKTVSDLFMPVAGEVIEINPQLEDNPELVNKDPYGEGWLIKIKVSDVAQLTDLLDAKAYQELINA comes from the coding sequence ATGAATATTCCTGCAAATCTTAAGTATACTAAAGACCACGAATGGATACGCCTTGAAGGAAATACAGCAGTGATTGGTGTAACCGATTATGCCCAGGGCGAACTAGGTGATGTGGTTTTTATCGAAATCGAAACTATGGGCGAATCACTTGACAAAGAAGAAGTATTCGGAACCATCGAAGCTGTAAAAACAGTATCTGACCTTTTTATGCCGGTAGCCGGAGAGGTAATTGAAATAAACCCTCAACTTGAAGACAATCCTGAACTTGTTAACAAAGACCCATATGGAGAGGGATGGCTCATTAAAATAAAAGTGTCAGATGTTGCACAGCTAACTGATCTGCTCGACGCAAAAGCCTATCAGGAACTTATTAACGCCTGA